Proteins found in one Camelus bactrianus isolate YW-2024 breed Bactrian camel chromosome X, ASM4877302v1, whole genome shotgun sequence genomic segment:
- the LOC141576412 gene encoding small ribosomal subunit protein eS27-like: protein MDVKGPGCYKIATIFSCAQTVVLCVSCSAELCQPTEGKTRLTEGCSFRRKQH from the exons ATGGATGTAAAAGGTCCAGGTTGCTACAAGATTGCCACAATTTTCAGCTGTGCTCAGACGGTAGTTCTTTGTGTCAGTTGTTCAGCAGAGTTGTGCCAACCCACAGAAGGAAAGACCAGGCTCACC g AAGGGTGTTCATTTAGAAGAAAGCAACACTGA